From the genome of Aricia agestis chromosome 9, ilAriAges1.1, whole genome shotgun sequence, one region includes:
- the LOC121730208 gene encoding zinc finger protein 706-like — protein sequence MARGHQKIQSQAKAAEKQSKLKKQQGHSATEQKKAAQKALVHVCVVCKAQMPDPKTYKQHFENKHPKNDLPEDLKAI from the exons ATGGCTCGTGGTCATCAAAAAATCCAATCACAGGCTAAAGCAGCGGAAAAGCAGTCCAAACTTAAGAAGCAGCAAGGCCATAGTGCTACTGAACAGAAAAAAGCAGCCCAGAAAGCACTTGTGCATGTGTGTGTTGTTTGCAAG GCCCAAATGCCGGACCCAAAGACTTATAAACAACATTTTGAAAACAAACACCCTAAAAATGATCTTCCAGAAGATTTGAAAgctatataa
- the LOC121730207 gene encoding DNA repair protein complementing XP-A cells homolog isoform X1, translated as MSEVTKESLSEAQRARLERNRQKAKALRESRLVQPKEVIKKVVNKNVNGIDSGAGFFIEEDEPEELKISAQPAPIVDRTEQPNCLECNKPIAQSYLLDTFDYPVCDNCRDSEGAHSLVTRTEAKTEFLLKDCDLDSRPPPLRCVRRRNPHRARFAEMRLYLRAQVEARALDVWGSLAELEEERTRHRERRERADRTRADRKLRALRMAVRSTLFDRTRAAHEHTFGPEQYDADEDIYRRSCDCGHTETYEKM; from the exons atgagCGAGGTGACAAAGGAATCCCTCAGCGAAGCCCAGCGCGCGCGACTCGAGCGAAACAGGCAGAAGGCGAAGGCCCTAAGGGAGTCACGCCTCGTGCAACCCAA AGAAGTCATCAAGAAAGTTGTAAATAAGAATGTGAATGGAATTGATTCCGGAGCAGGTTTCTTCATAGAAGAAGATGAACCTGAGGAGTTGAAGATATCCGCTCAGCCTGCTCCAATAGTGGACAGAACAGAACAGCCCAATTGCCTAGAGTGTAACAAACCTATTGCACAGTCCTACCTTCTTGACACATTTGATTACCCCGTATGTGATAACTGCAG AGATAGCGAAGGCGCGCACTCGCTGGTGACTCGCACCGAAGCCAAGACTGAGTTCCTGCTGAAGGACTGCGACCTGGACTCCCGGCCGCCGCCGCTACGTTGCGTCCGCCGCCGCAACCCGCACCGCGCGCGCTTCGCCGAGATGCGCCTGTACCTGCGCGCGCAAGTGGAGGCGCGCGCGCTCGACGTGTGGGGCTCGCTGGCCGAGCTGGAGGAGGAACGCACGCGCCACCGTGAGCGCCGCGAACGCGCCGATCGCACGCGTGCCGATCGCAAGCTGCGAGCGCTGCGAATGGCCGTCCGCTCCACGCTCTTTGACCGCACGCGCGCCGCGCACGAGCACACTTTCGGTCCCGAGCAATACGACGCCGACGAGGACATCTACCGGCGCTCCTGCGACTGCGGCCACACCGAGACTTACGAAAAAATGTGA
- the LOC121730207 gene encoding DNA repair protein complementing XP-A cells homolog isoform X2: MLLITRNLREVIKKVVNKNVNGIDSGAGFFIEEDEPEELKISAQPAPIVDRTEQPNCLECNKPIAQSYLLDTFDYPVCDNCRDSEGAHSLVTRTEAKTEFLLKDCDLDSRPPPLRCVRRRNPHRARFAEMRLYLRAQVEARALDVWGSLAELEEERTRHRERRERADRTRADRKLRALRMAVRSTLFDRTRAAHEHTFGPEQYDADEDIYRRSCDCGHTETYEKM, from the exons ATGTTATTAATTACACGTAATTTAAG AGAAGTCATCAAGAAAGTTGTAAATAAGAATGTGAATGGAATTGATTCCGGAGCAGGTTTCTTCATAGAAGAAGATGAACCTGAGGAGTTGAAGATATCCGCTCAGCCTGCTCCAATAGTGGACAGAACAGAACAGCCCAATTGCCTAGAGTGTAACAAACCTATTGCACAGTCCTACCTTCTTGACACATTTGATTACCCCGTATGTGATAACTGCAG AGATAGCGAAGGCGCGCACTCGCTGGTGACTCGCACCGAAGCCAAGACTGAGTTCCTGCTGAAGGACTGCGACCTGGACTCCCGGCCGCCGCCGCTACGTTGCGTCCGCCGCCGCAACCCGCACCGCGCGCGCTTCGCCGAGATGCGCCTGTACCTGCGCGCGCAAGTGGAGGCGCGCGCGCTCGACGTGTGGGGCTCGCTGGCCGAGCTGGAGGAGGAACGCACGCGCCACCGTGAGCGCCGCGAACGCGCCGATCGCACGCGTGCCGATCGCAAGCTGCGAGCGCTGCGAATGGCCGTCCGCTCCACGCTCTTTGACCGCACGCGCGCCGCGCACGAGCACACTTTCGGTCCCGAGCAATACGACGCCGACGAGGACATCTACCGGCGCTCCTGCGACTGCGGCCACACCGAGACTTACGAAAAAATGTGA